One window of Bactrocera neohumeralis isolate Rockhampton unplaced genomic scaffold, APGP_CSIRO_Bneo_wtdbg2-racon-allhic-juicebox.fasta_v2 ctg2171, whole genome shotgun sequence genomic DNA carries:
- the LOC126766697 gene encoding uncharacterized protein LOC126766697 gives MVELLQQKPEMAQGFTKCPKEEVAAFWNNMAQELNSVGPPIKDISSWKKVWLDWKAYIKRKLVENKKEQSATGGGRYRQHHFNELEEAVIALTALQTSASGIDNTVSIGLPIVADVGNETLADVSMPSVTCSPALPKCTTRPPETCTADVIKEQFQIQKDFQEKVIEKLDDLSVRMRRVGRALEVQNDLKNAEVEEIRRHNIAMENLIAAKNSIKQRMLEIEENKLQDIILW, from the exons ATGGTTGAGCTGTTACAGCAAAAGCCTGAAATGGCGCAGGGTTTTACAAAGTGCCCTAAAGAGGAAGTGGCAGCTTTTTGGAACAACATGGCCCAAGAACTAAATAGTGTTGGTCCGCCTATCAAGGATATTTCCAGCTGGAAGAAG gtatGGCTTGACTGGAAGGCGTATATAAAAAGGAaacttgttgaaaataaaaaggagCAGTCAGCTACTGGTGGCGGCAGATATAGGCAGCACCATTTCAACGAATTGGAGGAAGCGGTGATAGCACTAACGGCATTGCAAACAAGTGCAAGTGGCATTGACAATACAGTTAGCATCGGCTTACCAATTGTAGCCGACGTGGGCAACGAGACGTTAGCTGACGTATCAATGCCATCAGTGACCTGCAGTCCAGCACTGCCTAAATGTACTACTAGGCCACCGGAAACCTGTACAGCCGATGTAATTAAAgaacaatttcaaattcaaaaagattTTCAGGAAAAGGTCATCGAAAAGTTGGATGATCTTTCAGTACGTATGCGACGAGTGGGCAGAGCATTGGAAGtgcaaaatgatttaaaaaatgcggAAGTGGAAGAAATTAGAAGGCACAACATAGCTATGGAGAATTTGATAGCTGCTAAGAATTCGATTAAGCAGCGAATGTTagaaatagaagaaaataaattgcaa gataTTATACTCTGGTAA